In Streptomyces sp. NBC_00433, a single genomic region encodes these proteins:
- a CDS encoding GNAT family N-acetyltransferase — MAVMDRPRQIIECGDFVLRCWRGQSDFAPAFKLIEESLDHLRPWESWVARHSAKSTRDFLAMSESKWASGDVYNYAIAKDGTLIGMCQTYRGAEPQVRRMGYWLHPAATGQGIATRATAAMVTEMFTLPDVEYMEIAHDLSNTSSAAIPRRLGFTEVLREQGTPPAAPSSSGIEVVWRLNRPTPPVNGTPCP; from the coding sequence ATGGCCGTCATGGACCGACCGAGGCAGATCATCGAGTGCGGAGACTTCGTCCTGCGGTGCTGGCGGGGGCAGAGCGACTTCGCTCCGGCATTCAAGTTGATCGAGGAGTCTCTGGACCACTTGCGCCCCTGGGAGTCGTGGGTCGCCCGTCACAGTGCGAAGAGCACCCGAGACTTCCTCGCGATGTCCGAGTCGAAGTGGGCAAGCGGTGACGTGTACAACTACGCCATCGCCAAAGACGGCACTCTCATTGGAATGTGTCAGACCTACCGCGGGGCCGAGCCTCAGGTCCGGCGCATGGGGTACTGGCTGCACCCCGCCGCCACTGGCCAGGGCATCGCCACTAGAGCAACGGCGGCCATGGTCACCGAGATGTTCACGCTGCCGGACGTGGAGTACATGGAAATCGCGCACGACCTGTCCAACACTTCCAGCGCCGCGATACCACGCCGATTGGGCTTCACCGAAGTCCTGCGTGAGCAGGGAACACCGCCCGCGGCTCCCTCAAGCAGCGGGATCGAAGTGGTCTGGCGGCTGAACCGTCCTACGCCGCCCGTCAACGGCACTCCCTGCCCCTGA
- a CDS encoding aldo/keto reductase has translation MTHIPSLTLNNGTSIPQLGFGTYQIEPQDTREAVLTALEAGYRHIDTAEMYGNEKEVGQAVRDSGLPRGDVFVTSKLNNGYHAYDDALAAFARSIEDLDLEYMDLFLVHWPLPAVGDYVETWKAMEDIYRSGLTKAIGVSNFQPSHLERLLRETGTVPAVNQIEVHPYLAQDDVRAFGADHGIATEAWSPIAQGKVLDDPVITEIAERVDRSPAQVTLRWHVQRGDIVFPKSVTKARVEENFRLFDFELTPDDMAAITALDRGERFGPDPDTFNWIPS, from the coding sequence ATGACCCACATCCCCAGCCTCACGCTCAACAACGGCACCTCGATCCCGCAGCTGGGCTTCGGGACCTACCAGATCGAGCCGCAGGACACCCGGGAGGCGGTGCTCACCGCGCTGGAGGCCGGTTACCGCCATATCGACACCGCGGAGATGTACGGCAACGAGAAGGAGGTCGGCCAGGCTGTCAGGGACTCGGGGCTGCCGCGCGGCGACGTCTTCGTCACCAGCAAGCTCAACAACGGCTACCACGCCTACGACGACGCGCTCGCGGCCTTCGCCCGCAGCATCGAGGACCTGGACCTGGAGTACATGGACCTCTTCCTGGTCCACTGGCCGCTGCCCGCGGTCGGGGACTACGTCGAGACCTGGAAGGCGATGGAGGATATCTACCGCTCCGGCCTGACCAAGGCGATCGGGGTGTCCAACTTCCAGCCGTCGCATCTGGAGCGGCTGCTGCGGGAGACGGGCACGGTCCCTGCGGTCAACCAGATCGAGGTCCACCCCTATCTGGCGCAGGACGACGTCCGCGCCTTCGGCGCCGACCACGGCATCGCGACCGAGGCGTGGTCGCCCATCGCCCAGGGCAAGGTGCTCGACGACCCGGTGATCACGGAGATCGCCGAGCGGGTGGACCGCTCGCCCGCGCAGGTCACGCTGCGTTGGCATGTGCAGCGCGGGGACATCGTCTTCCCCAAGTCGGTGACGAAGGCCCGGGTCGAGGAGAATTTCCGGCTCTTCGACTTCGAGCTGACCCCGGACGACATGGCGGCGATCACCGCACTGGACCGCGGCGAGCGCTTCGGCCCCGACCCGGACACCTTCAACTGGATCCCGAGCTGA
- a CDS encoding LacI family transcriptional regulator: MSARPAAPRPTLEAVAARAGVSRATVSRVVNGGAGVRGPLAERVRAAVDELGYIPNQAARTLVTRRNGAIAVVVAEPESRFFTDPFFAQQVRGISRELAAHDNQLVLLLTGGAADHERVGRYLTGGHVDGALIFSLHADDSLPVLARNAGVPTVIGGRPTWPDPDARRRTLYVDCDNRGGARDAVRRLLALGRRRIAHIAGPLDQPASIDRLDGFRDVLPDIAPGLIAEGDFTPEGGARAMERLLERSPDLDGVFAASDVMASGALRVLRARGRRVPDDVAVVGFDDMVSVAEWTDPPLTTIRQDIEEMGRLMAQLLLHTLEPTSDPDGAPAVSSIITPTRLVVRDSA, translated from the coding sequence TTGTCCGCACGGCCCGCCGCCCCGCGTCCCACTCTCGAAGCCGTCGCAGCCAGGGCAGGGGTGTCGCGAGCCACCGTGTCGCGGGTGGTCAACGGGGGAGCGGGGGTACGCGGCCCGCTCGCGGAAAGGGTGCGCGCGGCCGTCGACGAGCTGGGATACATCCCCAACCAGGCCGCCCGCACCCTGGTCACCCGGCGCAACGGCGCCATCGCGGTGGTCGTCGCGGAACCCGAGTCCCGGTTCTTCACCGACCCCTTCTTCGCCCAGCAGGTCCGCGGCATCAGCCGGGAGCTGGCCGCGCACGACAACCAGCTGGTGCTGCTGCTCACCGGGGGCGCGGCCGACCACGAGCGGGTCGGGCGCTACCTGACCGGCGGCCATGTGGACGGCGCGCTGATCTTCTCGCTGCACGCCGACGACTCGCTGCCGGTGCTCGCCCGGAACGCCGGCGTGCCCACCGTGATCGGCGGCCGCCCCACCTGGCCGGACCCCGACGCCCGCCGCCGCACCCTCTATGTCGACTGCGACAACCGCGGCGGCGCGCGCGACGCCGTACGCCGGCTGCTGGCGCTCGGCCGCCGGCGGATCGCGCACATCGCGGGACCGCTGGACCAGCCCGCCTCGATCGACCGGCTCGACGGCTTCCGCGACGTGCTGCCCGACATCGCACCGGGGCTGATCGCCGAGGGCGACTTCACCCCGGAGGGCGGTGCCCGGGCCATGGAGAGACTGCTGGAGCGCTCTCCCGACCTCGACGGGGTCTTCGCCGCCTCCGACGTGATGGCCTCGGGCGCGCTGCGGGTGCTGCGGGCCCGCGGCCGCCGGGTGCCCGACGACGTGGCCGTGGTCGGCTTCGACGACATGGTGTCGGTGGCGGAGTGGACCGACCCGCCGCTGACCACGATCCGGCAGGACATCGAGGAGATGGGCCGGCTGATGGCCCAGCTGCTGCTGCACACCCTGGAGCCGACGTCCGATCCCGACGGGGCGCCCGCGGTGTCCTCGATCATCACCCCCACCCGGCTGGTGGTCCGCGACTCCGCGTGA
- a CDS encoding SpoIIE family protein phosphatase yields MRRSGHETGAPELEPEVFDSAIVPIAMTAGGDHVLVYYNDAFRALFGPRTLGAPAREAFGESLAAPYITMLDQAFGDRTAGQAASPRSSDGSTPGVSGVRHFVYSCSPVVSRHGPGVLTVAIDTTAQVEAAQRAHLLSEDRHQALQRYEALMSAVNQIVWLMQPSGEIQELVGGFEKFTGIPWRPMIDQEWLSAVHPHDRSRLVGNWREAAEDSPSMFVCTFRMRTASGTYRRVQSRAVPIVRDGAAIEWIGTTADVEDQWRNRLRERLMARVATVISANDVPQAFAAVTEAVVPDLTDVCAVFLLPPSALPGADSTLSAVRIASTAREGLPALPPMSNQPRQVGPIAQQVIESRRPRLFTFPAGEPPAGMLPELSMGWLSDARATSITMVPIVIDAAVVAFAVAAGCADGPPPGPADLQMLGEVLHEVRDPLRQALELQRTRHTALTLQRALLTPTPDVPGAELAANYQPASRTAEIGGDWYDSLVLPDGSVTLTIGDIAGHDLEAATSMSQLRSMLRVIAYDRSRRNTPAESLSRLDMVAEGLDLAPLVTAVHARLERRPDGGWHAAWSNAGHPPPLLLPASGAPRFLEGDGPDLPLCVAPLMPRTTWHRELRPGDTLLLYTDGLIEVPGTDLTEGMAALAAHAEQARVRGLPLAALCERLLAAAADRRDDAAVIGFRPIAQGRVWTARLP; encoded by the coding sequence ATGAGGCGTAGCGGCCACGAGACGGGTGCGCCCGAACTCGAACCCGAGGTTTTCGACAGCGCCATCGTGCCGATCGCGATGACCGCGGGCGGCGACCACGTGCTGGTCTACTACAACGACGCCTTCCGCGCCCTCTTCGGCCCCCGCACGCTCGGCGCCCCGGCCCGCGAGGCCTTCGGCGAATCCCTGGCCGCCCCCTACATCACCATGCTCGACCAGGCCTTCGGCGACCGCACCGCCGGCCAGGCCGCCTCCCCGCGCAGCAGCGACGGCAGCACCCCGGGCGTCTCCGGCGTCCGGCACTTCGTCTACAGCTGCTCGCCCGTGGTGTCCCGGCACGGCCCCGGTGTCCTCACGGTGGCCATCGACACCACCGCCCAGGTCGAGGCGGCACAGCGCGCCCATCTGCTCTCCGAGGACCGGCACCAGGCGCTCCAGCGCTACGAGGCGCTGATGTCCGCGGTGAACCAGATCGTCTGGCTGATGCAGCCCAGCGGCGAGATCCAGGAGTTGGTCGGCGGCTTCGAGAAATTCACCGGCATCCCGTGGCGGCCGATGATCGACCAGGAGTGGCTGTCCGCGGTCCACCCGCACGACCGCAGCCGGCTGGTGGGCAACTGGCGGGAGGCGGCCGAGGACAGCCCGTCGATGTTCGTGTGCACCTTCCGGATGCGGACCGCGTCCGGCACCTACCGGCGCGTGCAGTCCCGGGCGGTGCCCATCGTGCGCGACGGCGCCGCCATCGAGTGGATCGGCACCACCGCCGACGTGGAGGACCAGTGGCGCAACCGGCTGCGCGAACGGCTGATGGCCAGGGTCGCCACCGTGATCTCGGCCAACGACGTACCGCAGGCCTTCGCCGCCGTGACGGAGGCGGTGGTGCCCGACCTGACCGACGTGTGCGCCGTCTTCCTGCTGCCCCCGTCCGCCCTGCCGGGCGCCGACAGCACCCTGAGCGCCGTCCGGATCGCCTCCACCGCCCGCGAGGGGCTGCCCGCGCTGCCGCCGATGAGCAACCAGCCGCGGCAGGTCGGCCCGATCGCCCAGCAGGTCATCGAGAGCCGCAGGCCGCGGCTCTTCACCTTCCCGGCGGGCGAGCCGCCTGCCGGGATGCTGCCCGAGCTGTCCATGGGCTGGCTCAGCGACGCCCGCGCCACCAGCATCACCATGGTGCCGATCGTGATCGACGCGGCGGTCGTGGCCTTCGCCGTCGCCGCCGGCTGCGCCGACGGCCCGCCGCCGGGGCCCGCCGACCTCCAGATGCTCGGCGAGGTGCTGCACGAGGTGCGCGACCCGCTGCGGCAGGCGCTGGAGCTCCAGCGCACCCGGCACACCGCGCTGACCCTGCAGCGCGCCCTGCTCACCCCCACCCCCGACGTGCCGGGCGCCGAGCTGGCCGCGAACTACCAGCCGGCCAGCAGGACCGCGGAGATCGGCGGCGACTGGTACGACTCGCTGGTGCTGCCCGACGGCTCGGTCACCCTCACCATCGGCGACATCGCCGGCCACGACCTGGAGGCGGCCACCTCGATGAGCCAGCTGCGCAGCATGCTGCGGGTCATCGCCTATGACCGGTCGCGCCGGAACACCCCGGCCGAGAGCCTGTCCCGGCTGGACATGGTCGCCGAAGGCCTCGACCTCGCGCCGCTGGTCACCGCCGTGCACGCCCGCCTGGAGCGGCGCCCGGACGGCGGCTGGCACGCGGCCTGGTCCAACGCCGGCCACCCGCCGCCGCTGCTGCTCCCGGCGTCGGGGGCGCCGCGCTTCCTGGAGGGCGACGGCCCCGACCTGCCGCTGTGCGTGGCCCCCTTGATGCCCCGCACCACCTGGCACCGCGAGCTGCGCCCCGGCGACACGCTGCTGCTCTACACCGACGGCCTGATCGAGGTGCCGGGCACCGACCTGACCGAGGGCATGGCCGCGCTGGCCGCCCACGCCGAGCAGGCCCGCGTCCGCGGTCTGCCGCTGGCCGCGCTGTGCGAGCGCCTGCTGGCCGCCGCCGCGGACCGCCGCGACGACGCGGCCGTGATCGGCTTCCGCCCGATCGCCCAGGGCCGCGTATGGACCGCCCGCCTGCCCTGA
- a CDS encoding LysE family transporter has translation MNTALLAALAGLGTGLSLIVAIGAQNAFVLRQGIRREHVAAVVAICALSDAVLISVGVTGVGSVVEAWPSAVTVTGWIGGAFLVSYGLLAARRALRPRRLEAAGTAGGSLRAAVLTCLAMTWLNPHVYLDTVLLLGSVANGYGGSRWPFGAGAATGSVLWFSGLGFGARLLERPFSRPNSWRALDVVIAGTMITLGVLMAART, from the coding sequence GTGAACACCGCCCTCCTCGCGGCCCTCGCCGGCCTCGGCACCGGCCTGTCGCTGATCGTGGCGATCGGCGCGCAGAACGCCTTCGTCCTGCGCCAGGGCATCCGCCGCGAGCATGTCGCCGCGGTGGTCGCGATCTGCGCGCTGTCGGACGCCGTGCTGATATCGGTGGGCGTCACCGGTGTCGGCTCCGTGGTCGAGGCGTGGCCGTCGGCGGTCACCGTGACCGGCTGGATCGGCGGCGCCTTCCTGGTGTCCTACGGCCTGCTGGCCGCCCGCCGGGCACTGCGCCCGCGGCGGTTGGAGGCGGCGGGCACCGCGGGCGGCTCGCTGCGGGCCGCGGTGCTCACCTGCCTGGCGATGACCTGGCTCAACCCGCACGTCTACCTCGACACCGTGCTGCTGCTCGGCTCGGTCGCCAACGGCTACGGCGGCTCGCGCTGGCCCTTCGGCGCCGGGGCGGCGACCGGCAGCGTCCTGTGGTTCAGCGGCCTGGGCTTCGGCGCCCGGCTCCTGGAGCGCCCCTTCTCCCGCCCGAACTCCTGGCGGGCGCTGGACGTGGTGATCGCCGGCACGATGATCACCCTGGGGGTGCTGATGGCGGCCCGCACCTGA
- a CDS encoding LysR family transcriptional regulator ArgP gives MTTSGLPLDQVRTLLAAVDEGTFEAAAARLHVTPSAVSQRIKALEQRTGRVLLLRSKPVRLTASGEVVVRFGRQLARLEQDAAAEIGLTGGAGPATLSIAVNADSLATWFLPALAEAAGALDVCFDLHRDDQDHTALLLRQGRVMAAVTSSPEPVQGCSVRPLGRMAYRAYASPAFAARHLAHGTLADLLPAAPMVVFDRKDDIQDGFLRRLVPGRPTSGQPRTYVPASESFAAAVAAGLGWGMVPDAQAAPYRAAGALVDLAADRPMDVPLHWQQWKLDSPPLAALAAAVVRAAAGALDQTPVRTRSS, from the coding sequence ATGACGACGTCCGGGCTGCCGCTCGACCAGGTGCGCACGCTGCTCGCCGCGGTGGACGAGGGCACGTTCGAGGCCGCCGCCGCCCGGCTCCATGTGACGCCGTCCGCCGTCAGCCAGCGGATCAAGGCGCTGGAGCAGCGCACCGGGCGGGTCCTGCTGCTGCGGTCCAAGCCGGTGCGGCTGACCGCCTCCGGCGAGGTCGTCGTCCGCTTCGGGCGGCAGCTGGCCCGCCTCGAACAGGACGCGGCAGCCGAGATCGGCCTGACCGGCGGCGCCGGACCCGCGACGCTGTCGATCGCGGTCAACGCGGACTCGCTCGCCACCTGGTTCCTGCCCGCGCTCGCCGAGGCGGCGGGCGCCCTCGACGTCTGCTTCGACCTGCACCGCGACGACCAGGACCACACCGCCCTGCTGCTGCGCCAGGGCCGGGTGATGGCCGCGGTCACCTCGTCGCCCGAGCCCGTGCAGGGCTGCTCGGTGCGCCCGCTCGGCCGGATGGCCTACCGGGCGTACGCGTCCCCCGCCTTCGCCGCCCGCCACCTCGCGCACGGCACGCTCGCCGACCTGCTGCCCGCCGCGCCCATGGTGGTCTTCGACCGCAAGGACGACATCCAGGACGGCTTCCTGCGCCGCCTCGTCCCCGGCCGCCCCACCTCGGGACAGCCCAGGACCTACGTGCCCGCGTCGGAGTCCTTCGCGGCCGCCGTCGCCGCCGGCCTCGGCTGGGGCATGGTCCCCGACGCGCAGGCCGCCCCCTACCGCGCCGCGGGCGCCCTGGTCGACCTGGCCGCGGACCGGCCGATGGACGTACCGCTCCACTGGCAGCAGTGGAAGCTCGACTCGCCGCCGCTGGCCGCCCTCGCCGCCGCCGTGGTCCGCGCCGCGGCCGGGGCCCTGGACCAGACGCCGGTCAGGACCAGGTCATCATGA
- a CDS encoding GNAT family N-acetyltransferase, whose protein sequence is MTVRPISGADEVGLFSRLPYVLDDELADDLAGGRRRPGWMWVALRGDRLLARVGWWGRSGDDTPRYLDVFDIDGDAPDRLEIAEHLVRTAMAAVVPAGAVPPEYSRFLPPGWREDARVRQGVEERMAVLERIGARLFVERLRLEWRPGTPVPAASGRVGFRPVRDAEEILALMTAVLDGTLDAHSLADLATMSPGEAAAAHYGDELDGYRSPRHWWRVATLPDGEAVGFVIPARNDYNPIIAYIGVLPAHRGRGHVDDLLAEGTRVLAAHDAPRIRASTDLGNIPMARAFARAGYVDFERTLMMTWS, encoded by the coding sequence GTGACCGTGCGCCCGATCAGCGGGGCGGACGAGGTGGGGCTGTTCTCGCGGCTGCCCTATGTGCTCGACGACGAGCTGGCGGACGACCTCGCCGGGGGCCGGCGGCGGCCCGGGTGGATGTGGGTCGCGCTGCGCGGCGACCGGCTGCTCGCCAGAGTGGGGTGGTGGGGCCGCAGCGGCGACGACACGCCGCGCTACCTCGACGTCTTCGACATCGACGGCGACGCCCCCGACCGGCTGGAGATCGCCGAGCACCTGGTGCGTACCGCGATGGCGGCGGTCGTACCGGCCGGGGCCGTGCCGCCGGAATACAGCCGCTTCCTGCCGCCCGGATGGCGGGAGGACGCACGCGTGCGGCAGGGCGTCGAGGAGCGGATGGCGGTGCTCGAGCGGATCGGGGCGAGGCTCTTCGTGGAGCGGCTGCGGCTGGAGTGGCGGCCGGGGACTCCCGTACCCGCCGCCTCCGGGCGGGTCGGCTTCCGGCCGGTGCGGGACGCCGAGGAGATCCTGGCCCTGATGACCGCGGTGCTGGACGGCACGCTCGACGCCCACAGCCTCGCCGACCTGGCCACGATGAGTCCGGGCGAGGCAGCGGCCGCGCACTACGGCGACGAGCTGGACGGCTACCGCAGCCCGCGCCACTGGTGGCGGGTGGCGACCCTGCCGGACGGCGAGGCCGTCGGCTTCGTCATCCCGGCCCGCAACGACTACAACCCGATCATCGCCTACATCGGAGTGCTGCCGGCCCACCGCGGCCGCGGCCACGTCGACGACCTGCTGGCCGAGGGCACCCGCGTGCTCGCCGCCCACGACGCCCCGCGGATCCGCGCGTCCACCGACCTGGGCAACATCCCGATGGCCCGCGCCTTCGCGCGGGCCGGCTACGTCGACTTCGAGCGCACCCTCATGATGACCTGGTCCTGA
- the ykgO gene encoding type B 50S ribosomal protein L36, whose translation MKVRNSLRSLKNRPGAQIVRRRGRVYVINRKDPRSKARQG comes from the coding sequence ATGAAAGTACGCAACTCGCTGCGGTCGCTGAAGAACCGTCCGGGCGCCCAGATCGTGCGCCGGCGGGGCAGGGTCTACGTGATCAACCGCAAGGACCCGCGCTCCAAGGCCCGCCAGGGCTGA
- a CDS encoding TetR/AcrR family transcriptional regulator, giving the protein MTGHAHPKAPGSGRAPDQDPPAAKPLRRDAVRNHQLVVEAAREVLSEFGTDASMELIASRAGVGVGTVYRRFPNKEALVDEIAGLMLSELTEVARRSLGLPDGTGLERFLRVIGRSLAEHRGYADKLVGHSKTSCVEVLRDRIADLLLQAQEAGRVAPGVELGDIMALIWGLRGIVETSGAVVPDAWRRQLDIQLAGLRAADVPPDSPPAVTRAQLRRIGTGPAATAGTPAKS; this is encoded by the coding sequence ATGACTGGACACGCGCACCCGAAGGCACCGGGTTCCGGCCGCGCACCGGACCAGGACCCGCCCGCGGCCAAGCCGCTGCGGCGCGACGCCGTACGCAACCACCAGCTGGTGGTCGAGGCGGCCAGGGAGGTGCTCTCCGAATTCGGCACCGACGCCAGCATGGAGCTGATCGCCTCCCGGGCCGGCGTCGGCGTCGGCACGGTCTACCGGCGCTTCCCCAACAAGGAGGCGCTGGTCGACGAGATCGCCGGCCTGATGCTGAGCGAACTCACCGAGGTGGCACGCCGGTCCCTCGGCCTGCCGGACGGCACCGGCCTTGAGCGGTTCCTGCGGGTCATCGGCAGATCCCTTGCCGAGCACCGCGGTTACGCCGACAAGCTGGTCGGCCACTCCAAGACCTCCTGCGTCGAGGTCCTGCGCGACCGCATCGCCGATCTGCTGCTCCAGGCCCAGGAGGCGGGCCGGGTCGCCCCCGGCGTCGAGCTGGGCGACATCATGGCCCTGATCTGGGGCCTGCGCGGCATCGTGGAGACCAGCGGCGCGGTCGTCCCCGACGCCTGGCGGCGCCAGCTCGACATCCAGCTGGCCGGCCTGCGCGCCGCGGACGTCCCCCCGGACAGCCCGCCCGCCGTGACGCGCGCCCAGCTGCGCCGGATCGGCACCGGCCCGGCGGCCACGGCGGGCACGCCCGCGAAGTCGTGA
- a CDS encoding MFS transporter has product MASETRRTHHQVTFAVLAAGVSAYALLQSLVTPVLPTIQADLHTNQNTVTWVLTAYLLSASIFTPVMGRIGDMIGKERVFVATLGALAAGSLLAALATNVQTMIVARAIQGIGGGVLPLAFGIIRDEFPREKLNGAVGLIASILAVGGGLGIVLAGPIVNALDYHWLFWLPMILTLISAVAAHFFVPESPVRTAGRISWAPAVLLSAWLVALLVALSQAPVWGWGSGKVLGLIAAAVVLAVGWVLVELRAATPLIDMKMMARPAVWTNNLVALLVGVGMYAVFAFLPEFVQTPKSTGYGFGAGITQSGLILLPMSVMMFLVGLGANGLANRIGGKKVVLMGSLIGAVSMALLAFAHTSTWELYVATAIMGAGFGLTFAAMSSLIVSAVPAAQTGVASGMNANIRTIGGSIGAALMASVVTASPAADGLPREAGYTAGFAMLGAAMVVAALAATLIPVGRRTSRVDFADEPQHPEMALVPGGTVVGDKPE; this is encoded by the coding sequence ATGGCGTCCGAGACCCGGCGCACGCACCACCAGGTCACGTTCGCGGTCCTTGCGGCGGGCGTGAGCGCATACGCGCTGCTTCAGTCCCTGGTCACCCCGGTGCTGCCGACGATCCAGGCCGACCTGCACACCAACCAGAACACCGTCACCTGGGTGCTGACCGCCTATCTGCTGTCGGCCTCCATATTCACGCCGGTCATGGGCCGGATAGGCGACATGATCGGCAAGGAGCGCGTCTTCGTCGCGACGCTCGGCGCCCTGGCGGCGGGATCGCTGCTCGCCGCGCTGGCGACCAACGTGCAGACGATGATCGTCGCGCGGGCCATCCAGGGCATCGGCGGCGGTGTGCTGCCACTGGCCTTCGGCATCATCCGCGACGAATTCCCCCGCGAGAAGCTGAACGGCGCGGTCGGCCTGATCGCCTCGATCCTCGCGGTCGGCGGCGGCCTGGGCATCGTGCTCGCCGGACCGATCGTCAACGCGCTCGACTACCACTGGTTGTTCTGGCTGCCGATGATCCTCACGCTGATCTCGGCCGTCGCCGCCCACTTCTTCGTCCCCGAGTCGCCGGTGCGCACAGCGGGCCGGATCAGCTGGGCACCGGCCGTGCTGCTGTCCGCGTGGCTGGTGGCACTGCTCGTCGCGCTCAGCCAGGCCCCCGTGTGGGGCTGGGGCTCCGGCAAGGTGCTCGGCCTGATCGCGGCGGCCGTCGTGCTCGCCGTGGGCTGGGTGCTGGTCGAACTGCGCGCCGCGACACCGCTGATCGACATGAAGATGATGGCCCGCCCCGCGGTGTGGACCAACAACCTGGTGGCGCTGCTGGTCGGCGTCGGGATGTACGCGGTCTTCGCCTTCCTGCCGGAATTCGTGCAGACCCCGAAGTCCACCGGCTACGGCTTCGGCGCCGGCATCACCCAGTCCGGGCTGATCCTGCTGCCGATGTCGGTGATGATGTTCCTGGTCGGCCTCGGCGCGAACGGCCTGGCCAACCGCATCGGCGGCAAGAAGGTCGTGCTGATGGGCTCGCTGATCGGCGCCGTGTCGATGGCGCTGCTGGCCTTCGCCCACACCAGCACCTGGGAGCTGTACGTCGCCACCGCCATCATGGGCGCCGGCTTCGGACTGACCTTCGCCGCGATGTCCAGCCTGATCGTCAGCGCGGTCCCGGCCGCGCAGACCGGTGTGGCCAGCGGCATGAACGCCAACATCCGCACCATCGGCGGCTCCATCGGTGCCGCCCTGATGGCCAGCGTCGTCACCGCCAGCCCGGCGGCCGACGGCCTGCCGCGGGAGGCCGGCTACACGGCGGGCTTCGCCATGCTGGGCGCCGCCATGGTCGTCGCGGCCCTCGCGGCGACGCTCATCCCGGTCGGCCGGCGCACCAGCCGGGTCGACTTCGCCGACGAGCCGCAGCATCCGGAGATGGCACTGGTCCCCGGAGGTACCGTCGTGGGTGACAAGCCGGAATGA
- the uppS gene encoding polyprenyl diphosphate synthase — protein MRIASPAYALYTRRLRRRLRGGALPRHIGLIMDGNRRWARQAGLAGPSLGHKAGADHVDDVLGWCEALGIGHVTVFVCSAENLARRSEAEIAFLMGLVEQVVTDRLTRPGARRRLHVAGSLDALPDRTARALKEAVAATEDCATGTQVTLAIGYGGRQEVVEALRELLTERAESGQSLAELAEQVGPEDIAGHLWTAGRPDPDLVIRTSGEQRMSNFLLWQSAHSELYFCDAHWPAFREVDFLRALRSYAARQRRRGA, from the coding sequence ATGCGGATCGCCTCTCCGGCCTACGCCCTCTACACGCGCCGGCTGCGCCGACGGCTGCGCGGCGGTGCGCTGCCCCGGCACATCGGTCTGATCATGGACGGCAACCGGCGCTGGGCCCGGCAGGCGGGCCTGGCCGGTCCGAGCCTGGGGCACAAGGCGGGCGCCGACCACGTGGACGACGTGCTGGGCTGGTGCGAGGCGCTCGGCATCGGCCATGTCACCGTCTTCGTCTGCTCCGCCGAGAACCTCGCGCGCCGCAGCGAGGCCGAGATCGCCTTCCTGATGGGCCTGGTCGAGCAGGTCGTCACCGACAGGCTCACCCGGCCCGGCGCCCGCCGGCGGCTGCACGTCGCGGGCAGCCTCGACGCGCTGCCCGACCGTACGGCCCGTGCGCTCAAGGAAGCCGTGGCCGCCACCGAGGACTGCGCCACCGGCACCCAGGTCACCCTCGCCATCGGCTACGGAGGCCGGCAGGAAGTGGTCGAGGCGCTGCGCGAACTGCTCACCGAGCGCGCCGAGTCGGGCCAGTCCCTGGCCGAACTCGCCGAGCAGGTCGGCCCCGAGGACATCGCCGGACACCTGTGGACGGCCGGTCGCCCCGACCCCGACCTGGTGATCAGGACCAGCGGCGAGCAGCGGATGTCCAACTTCCTGCTGTGGCAGAGCGCCCACTCCGAGCTGTACTTCTGCGACGCCCACTGGCCGGCCTTCCGCGAGGTCGACTTCCTGCGGGCGCTGCGCAGTTACGCCGCCCGGCAGCGCCGGCGCGGTGCCTGA